From the genome of Labrus bergylta chromosome 12, fLabBer1.1, whole genome shotgun sequence, one region includes:
- the zbtb46 gene encoding zinc finger and BTB domain-containing protein 46 isoform X2: MNNRKEDMEISSHYRQLLRELNEQRQHGILCDACVIVDGKIFKAHKNVLLGSSRYFKTLYCQVKKGSEPHHQTTVTHLDIVTATGFKAILDFMYSAHLALTSKNVIEVMSAASYLQMTDIVQACHSFIKAALDISIRSEMADELADFEMGAVAAASIGGGGGSAGGPVLAGAGGVVGAGLGVGGGIVGMASEALASIMSGRSTSPWLARRTSPANSSGDSAIASCHEGGSTYGKEDQEPPKSHESQEEACHDSQPAWPHDYRPVTVKEEQVSPASSSHPRDTPRGAAQSQGEQGAGGAAGGGVDGSWQPLSGSGRRKNRKNKDTVRHITQQSERNWDRERDRERERDSRPGSPLPSMLAVAGWNYNGQEITGADVTEPNSSDSRGERLDFFLKQEEALTTEPSYLGPNESEEAGGGAGGGTISSVANLKAALLSKNSLLSLRAEMMGDDNPLLYEYLPKGGHSLSLNDFTVIRKKFKCPYCSFSAMHQCILKRHMRSHTGERPYPCEICGKKFTRREHMKRHTLVHSKDKKYVCKVCSRVFMSAASVGIKHGSRRHGVCADCSGRGMAALLDHNGEVGGDISPEEELYPGDRFHDDQAECDGDGEGEEEMMVEGDGEMMGEGEEDGGGGGGGGKWKDSGMSTEAHRALDNEKEESDSSAQEGEQQNGSERDFTWIS, translated from the exons ATGAACAACAGGAAGGAGGACATGGAGATCTCCTCTCACTATCGTCAGCTCCTCAGAGAGCTCAACGAGCAGAGGCAGCACGGCATCCTCTGCGACGCCTGTGTCATTGTGGACGGAAAGATCTTCAAAGCCCATAAGAATGTCCTCCTGGGCTCCTCGCGCTACTTCAAGACTCTTTACTGCCAG GTAAAAAAAGGTTCAGAGCCTCACCACCAGACTACTGTCACTCACCTCGACATCGTCACAGCAACAGGCTTCAAAGCGATCCTGGACTTTATGTACTCGGCACACCTCGCCCTCACCAGTAAGAACGTAATTGAGGTGATGTCAGCCGCTAGCTACCTGCAGATGACCGACATCGTCCAGGCGTGCCACAGCTTCATCAAGGCTGCGTTGGACATCAGCATCCGCTCCGAGATGGCGGACGAACTGGCCGACTTTGAGATGGGAGCTGTTGCCGCGGCCAGTataggtggaggtggaggaagtGCAGGGGGTCCGGTTTTAGCAGGAGCTGGAGGGGTTGTGGGGGCAGGTTTAGGAGTAGGAGGTGGGATAGTGGGAATGGCGTCCGAAGCTCTGGCCTCCATCATGTCCGGTCGCAGCACCTCTCCTTGGCTGGCTCGTCGCACCAGCCCAGCCAACTCCTCCGGGGACTCAGCCATCGCCAGCTGCCACGAGGGAGGTAGCACGTACGGCAAGGAGGACCAAGAGCCCCCCAAGAGCCACGAGAGCCAGGAGGAAGCCTGCCATGACTCCCAGCCCGCCTGGCCGCACGACTACAGACCGGTCACCGTCAAAGAGGAACAGGTGTCCCCTGCCTCTTCTTCCCATCCCAGGGACACTCCCAGGGGGGCAGCACAGAGCCAGGGGGAGCAAGGTGCTGGAGgggctgctggaggaggagtAGATGGGTCCTGGCAACCACTGTCAGGCTCAGGTCGGAGGAAGAACCGAAAGAACAAGGACACGGTCAGACATATTACCCAGCAGTCTGAGAGGAACTGGGACAGAGAGCgggacagggagagagagcgggacaGTAGGCCTGGCTCACCTTTGCCCTCCATGCTGGCTGTGGCTGGATGGAACTACAACGGGCAGGAAATCACAG GTGCAGACGTGACCGAACCCAACAGCTCAGACAGCCGCGGTGAACGCCTCGACTTCTTCCTCAAACAGGAGGAGGCTCTGACCACGGAGCCCAGCTACCTTGGTCCCAACGAATCGGAGGAGGCCGGGGGAGGAGCAGGGGGTGGGACCATCTCATCCGTAGCCAATCTGAAGGCAGCGCTGCTGAGTAAGAACAGCCTGCTGTCGCTACGGGCTGAAATGATGGGAGATGATAACCCCTTACTGTACGAGTACCTGCCCAAAGGAGGACACTCCCTGTCTT TGAATGACTTCACGGTGATCCGGAAAAAGTTCAAGTGCCCCTACTGCAGTTTCTCTGCTATGCACCAGTGCATCCTAAAGAGGCACATGCGCTCCCACACTGGTGAGAGGCCCTACCCCTGTGAAATCTGCGGCAAGAAGTTCACCAGGAGGGAGCACATGAAGAGGCACACACTG GTCCACAGCAAGGACAAGAAGTACGTGTGTAAAGTGTGCAGCCGTGTCTTCATGTCAGCCGCCAGCGTGGGAATCAAACATGGCTCGAGGCGCCACGGCGTTTGCGCCGATTGCTCCGGCCGGGGCATGGCTGCGCTGCTGGACCACAACGGGGAAGTGGGAGGAGACATCTCCCCGGAGGAGGAGCTGTATCCCGGCGACCGTTTCCACGATGACCAAGCAGAGTGCGATGGTGacggagagggggaggaggagatgatggTGGAGGGGGACGGGGAGATGATgggtgagggagaggaggatggaggaggaggaggaggaggggggaagtgGAAGGACTCAGGGATGAGCACTGAGGCACACAGAGCACTGGACAATGAGAAGGAGGAGAGTGACTCCTCGGCACAGGAGGGGGAGCAGCAGAATGGGAGTGAGAGGGACTTCACTTGGATCTCCTAG
- the zbtb46 gene encoding zinc finger and BTB domain-containing protein 46 isoform X3, giving the protein MNNRKEDMEISSHYRQLLRELNEQRQHGILCDACVIVDGKIFKAHKNVLLGSSRYFKTLYCQVKKGSEPHHQTTVTHLDIVTATGFKAILDFMYSAHLALTSKNVIEVMSAASYLQMTDIVQACHSFIKAALDISIRSEMADELADFEMGAVAAASIGGGGGSAGGPVLAGAGGVVGAGLGVGGGIVGMASEALASIMSGRSTSPWLARRTSPANSSGDSAIASCHEGGSTYGKEDQEPPKSHESQEEACHDSQPAWPHDYRPVTVKEEQVSPASSSHPRDTPRGAAQSQGEQGAGGAAGGGVDGSWQPLSGSGRRKNRKNKDTVRHITQQSERNWDRERDRERERDSRPGSPLPSMLAVAGWNYNGQEITGADVTEPNSSDSRGERLDFFLKQEEALTTEPSYLGPNESEEAGGGAGGGTISSVANLKAALLSKNSLLSLRAEMMGDDNPLLYEYLPKGGHSLSWLRSNNCSTLRPGATGATIHNKQGAGSSPPPLPLLPPHLPPSPPPPLLPSSSSSTSAYCPPTPPTPLHPSEPRPLEAPGLRAGATPLRSEELDMEVEEDPEGSEPSTSPEEGVKDKENMKENSTASEGDQYPIENGQMGEESCTGGSTVPESVLMAGRRSKGLMVLVNDFTVIRKKFKCPYCSFSAMHQCILKRHMRSHTGERPYPCEICGKKFTRREHMKRHTLVHSKDKKYVCKVCSRVFMSAASVGIKHGSRRHGVCADCSGRGMAALLDHNGEVGGDISPEEELYPGDRFHDDQAECDGDGEGEEEMMVEGDGEMMGEGEEDGGGGGGGGKWKDSGMSTEAHRALDNEKEESDSSAQEGEQQNGSERDFTWIS; this is encoded by the exons ATGAACAACAGGAAGGAGGACATGGAGATCTCCTCTCACTATCGTCAGCTCCTCAGAGAGCTCAACGAGCAGAGGCAGCACGGCATCCTCTGCGACGCCTGTGTCATTGTGGACGGAAAGATCTTCAAAGCCCATAAGAATGTCCTCCTGGGCTCCTCGCGCTACTTCAAGACTCTTTACTGCCAG GTAAAAAAAGGTTCAGAGCCTCACCACCAGACTACTGTCACTCACCTCGACATCGTCACAGCAACAGGCTTCAAAGCGATCCTGGACTTTATGTACTCGGCACACCTCGCCCTCACCAGTAAGAACGTAATTGAGGTGATGTCAGCCGCTAGCTACCTGCAGATGACCGACATCGTCCAGGCGTGCCACAGCTTCATCAAGGCTGCGTTGGACATCAGCATCCGCTCCGAGATGGCGGACGAACTGGCCGACTTTGAGATGGGAGCTGTTGCCGCGGCCAGTataggtggaggtggaggaagtGCAGGGGGTCCGGTTTTAGCAGGAGCTGGAGGGGTTGTGGGGGCAGGTTTAGGAGTAGGAGGTGGGATAGTGGGAATGGCGTCCGAAGCTCTGGCCTCCATCATGTCCGGTCGCAGCACCTCTCCTTGGCTGGCTCGTCGCACCAGCCCAGCCAACTCCTCCGGGGACTCAGCCATCGCCAGCTGCCACGAGGGAGGTAGCACGTACGGCAAGGAGGACCAAGAGCCCCCCAAGAGCCACGAGAGCCAGGAGGAAGCCTGCCATGACTCCCAGCCCGCCTGGCCGCACGACTACAGACCGGTCACCGTCAAAGAGGAACAGGTGTCCCCTGCCTCTTCTTCCCATCCCAGGGACACTCCCAGGGGGGCAGCACAGAGCCAGGGGGAGCAAGGTGCTGGAGgggctgctggaggaggagtAGATGGGTCCTGGCAACCACTGTCAGGCTCAGGTCGGAGGAAGAACCGAAAGAACAAGGACACGGTCAGACATATTACCCAGCAGTCTGAGAGGAACTGGGACAGAGAGCgggacagggagagagagcgggacaGTAGGCCTGGCTCACCTTTGCCCTCCATGCTGGCTGTGGCTGGATGGAACTACAACGGGCAGGAAATCACAG GTGCAGACGTGACCGAACCCAACAGCTCAGACAGCCGCGGTGAACGCCTCGACTTCTTCCTCAAACAGGAGGAGGCTCTGACCACGGAGCCCAGCTACCTTGGTCCCAACGAATCGGAGGAGGCCGGGGGAGGAGCAGGGGGTGGGACCATCTCATCCGTAGCCAATCTGAAGGCAGCGCTGCTGAGTAAGAACAGCCTGCTGTCGCTACGGGCTGAAATGATGGGAGATGATAACCCCTTACTGTACGAGTACCTGCCCAAAGGAGGACACTCCCTGTCTT GGCTTCGCTCCAACAACTGCAGCACACTCCGGCCAGGGGCCACGGGGGCCACTATTCATAACAAACAGGGGGCtggctcctctcctcctcctcttcctcttcttcctcctcatcttccaccatcaccaccaccaccactactgccatcatcttcatcttcaacaTCAGCATACTGCCCGCCCACTCCACCCACGCCACTGCACCCCTCTGAGCCTCGGCCCCTGGAGGCCCCCGGTCTGCGGGCTGGGGCGACCCCGCTGCGTTCAGAAGAATTGGACATGGAAGTGGAAGAGGACCCCGAGGGCTCGGAGCCCTCCACCTCGCCTGAG GAAGGTGTGAAAGACAaggaaaacatgaaagaaaacagcacAG CCTCGGAGGGTGACCAGTATCCTATCGAGAATGGTCAGATGGGCGAGGAGAGCTGCACTGGGGGCTCCACAGTTCCTGAGTCAGTGTTGATGGCTGGCAGAAGGTCTAAAGGGCTGATGGTGCTGG TGAATGACTTCACGGTGATCCGGAAAAAGTTCAAGTGCCCCTACTGCAGTTTCTCTGCTATGCACCAGTGCATCCTAAAGAGGCACATGCGCTCCCACACTGGTGAGAGGCCCTACCCCTGTGAAATCTGCGGCAAGAAGTTCACCAGGAGGGAGCACATGAAGAGGCACACACTG GTCCACAGCAAGGACAAGAAGTACGTGTGTAAAGTGTGCAGCCGTGTCTTCATGTCAGCCGCCAGCGTGGGAATCAAACATGGCTCGAGGCGCCACGGCGTTTGCGCCGATTGCTCCGGCCGGGGCATGGCTGCGCTGCTGGACCACAACGGGGAAGTGGGAGGAGACATCTCCCCGGAGGAGGAGCTGTATCCCGGCGACCGTTTCCACGATGACCAAGCAGAGTGCGATGGTGacggagagggggaggaggagatgatggTGGAGGGGGACGGGGAGATGATgggtgagggagaggaggatggaggaggaggaggaggaggggggaagtgGAAGGACTCAGGGATGAGCACTGAGGCACACAGAGCACTGGACAATGAGAAGGAGGAGAGTGACTCCTCGGCACAGGAGGGGGAGCAGCAGAATGGGAGTGAGAGGGACTTCACTTGGATCTCCTAG
- the zbtb46 gene encoding uncharacterized protein zbtb46 isoform X1, with protein MNNRKEDMEISSHYRQLLRELNEQRQHGILCDACVIVDGKIFKAHKNVLLGSSRYFKTLYCQVKKGSEPHHQTTVTHLDIVTATGFKAILDFMYSAHLALTSKNVIEVMSAASYLQMTDIVQACHSFIKAALDISIRSEMADELADFEMGAVAAASIGGGGGSAGGPVLAGAGGVVGAGLGVGGGIVGMASEALASIMSGRSTSPWLARRTSPANSSGDSAIASCHEGGSTYGKEDQEPPKSHESQEEACHDSQPAWPHDYRPVTVKEEQVSPASSSHPRDTPRGAAQSQGEQGAGGAAGGGVDGSWQPLSGSGRRKNRKNKDTVRHITQQSERNWDRERDRERERDSRPGSPLPSMLAVAGWNYNGQEITGADVTEPNSSDSRGERLDFFLKQEEALTTEPSYLGPNESEEAGGGAGGGTISSVANLKAALLSKNSLLSLRAEMMGDDNPLLYEYLPKGGHSLSWLRSNNCSTLRPGATGATIHNKQGAGSSPPPLPLLPPHLPPSPPPPLLPSSSSSTSAYCPPTPPTPLHPSEPRPLEAPGLRAGATPLRSEELDMEVEEDPEGSEPSTSPEEGVKDKENMKENSTASEGDQYPIENGQMGEESCTGGSTVPESVLMAGRRSKGLMVLGEEKRILPESSAWPSQGFPCSLCKRLFSSLQHLREHEYRHTMSLMALSLDWQSMQGPHHQPTQSLHQPQSQPLHLHQSLYRPSATEPVPARYLCSQCPASFTLKSNADRHEKTIHFKKKLMQCVYCMKHFRDRTDLHRHLSSVHSKERGHTCPACAKAFSTQKNLATHVKVCCQMGSGSGGMLGGSGGMEMYQGGGVIDSLWRLSQEMKVDNLSINVEN; from the exons ATGAACAACAGGAAGGAGGACATGGAGATCTCCTCTCACTATCGTCAGCTCCTCAGAGAGCTCAACGAGCAGAGGCAGCACGGCATCCTCTGCGACGCCTGTGTCATTGTGGACGGAAAGATCTTCAAAGCCCATAAGAATGTCCTCCTGGGCTCCTCGCGCTACTTCAAGACTCTTTACTGCCAG GTAAAAAAAGGTTCAGAGCCTCACCACCAGACTACTGTCACTCACCTCGACATCGTCACAGCAACAGGCTTCAAAGCGATCCTGGACTTTATGTACTCGGCACACCTCGCCCTCACCAGTAAGAACGTAATTGAGGTGATGTCAGCCGCTAGCTACCTGCAGATGACCGACATCGTCCAGGCGTGCCACAGCTTCATCAAGGCTGCGTTGGACATCAGCATCCGCTCCGAGATGGCGGACGAACTGGCCGACTTTGAGATGGGAGCTGTTGCCGCGGCCAGTataggtggaggtggaggaagtGCAGGGGGTCCGGTTTTAGCAGGAGCTGGAGGGGTTGTGGGGGCAGGTTTAGGAGTAGGAGGTGGGATAGTGGGAATGGCGTCCGAAGCTCTGGCCTCCATCATGTCCGGTCGCAGCACCTCTCCTTGGCTGGCTCGTCGCACCAGCCCAGCCAACTCCTCCGGGGACTCAGCCATCGCCAGCTGCCACGAGGGAGGTAGCACGTACGGCAAGGAGGACCAAGAGCCCCCCAAGAGCCACGAGAGCCAGGAGGAAGCCTGCCATGACTCCCAGCCCGCCTGGCCGCACGACTACAGACCGGTCACCGTCAAAGAGGAACAGGTGTCCCCTGCCTCTTCTTCCCATCCCAGGGACACTCCCAGGGGGGCAGCACAGAGCCAGGGGGAGCAAGGTGCTGGAGgggctgctggaggaggagtAGATGGGTCCTGGCAACCACTGTCAGGCTCAGGTCGGAGGAAGAACCGAAAGAACAAGGACACGGTCAGACATATTACCCAGCAGTCTGAGAGGAACTGGGACAGAGAGCgggacagggagagagagcgggacaGTAGGCCTGGCTCACCTTTGCCCTCCATGCTGGCTGTGGCTGGATGGAACTACAACGGGCAGGAAATCACAG GTGCAGACGTGACCGAACCCAACAGCTCAGACAGCCGCGGTGAACGCCTCGACTTCTTCCTCAAACAGGAGGAGGCTCTGACCACGGAGCCCAGCTACCTTGGTCCCAACGAATCGGAGGAGGCCGGGGGAGGAGCAGGGGGTGGGACCATCTCATCCGTAGCCAATCTGAAGGCAGCGCTGCTGAGTAAGAACAGCCTGCTGTCGCTACGGGCTGAAATGATGGGAGATGATAACCCCTTACTGTACGAGTACCTGCCCAAAGGAGGACACTCCCTGTCTT GGCTTCGCTCCAACAACTGCAGCACACTCCGGCCAGGGGCCACGGGGGCCACTATTCATAACAAACAGGGGGCtggctcctctcctcctcctcttcctcttcttcctcctcatcttccaccatcaccaccaccaccactactgccatcatcttcatcttcaacaTCAGCATACTGCCCGCCCACTCCACCCACGCCACTGCACCCCTCTGAGCCTCGGCCCCTGGAGGCCCCCGGTCTGCGGGCTGGGGCGACCCCGCTGCGTTCAGAAGAATTGGACATGGAAGTGGAAGAGGACCCCGAGGGCTCGGAGCCCTCCACCTCGCCTGAG GAAGGTGTGAAAGACAaggaaaacatgaaagaaaacagcacAG CCTCGGAGGGTGACCAGTATCCTATCGAGAATGGTCAGATGGGCGAGGAGAGCTGCACTGGGGGCTCCACAGTTCCTGAGTCAGTGTTGATGGCTGGCAGAAGGTCTAAAGGGCTGATGGTGCTGGGCGAAGAGAAAAGAATCCTGCCAGAGTCCAGTGCCTGGCCCTCTCAGGGGTTCCCTTGCTCCCTGTGCAAACGGCTGTTCAGCAGCCTGCAGCATCTCAGGGAACATGAGTATCGCCACACCATGTCCCTCATGGCCTTGTCTCTAGACTGGCAGAGCATGCAGGGTCCGCACCACCAACCCACCCAGTCCCTCCACCAGCCACAATCCCAGCCCCTTCACCTGCACCAGTCTCTCTACCGCCCATCAGCTACCGAGCCCGTGCCCGCCCGCTACCTCTGCTCACAGTGTCCGGCCAGCTTCACACTCAAATCCAACGCGGACCGGCATGAGAAGACGATCCACTTCAAGAAGAAACTGATgcagtgtgtgtactgtatgaaGCACTTCAGAGACCGCACAGACCTGCACAGGCACCTGTCCTCTGTGCACTCcaaagagagaggacacaccTGCCCGGCATGTGCCAAGGCTTTTAGCACCCAGAAGAACCTGGCCACACATGTTAAAGTGTGCTGCCAGATGGGGTCAGGGTCAGGAGGCATGCTGGGAGGGAGCGGCGGGATGGAAATGTATCAGGGTGGGGGGGTTATTGATTCACTGTGGAGGCTTTCTCAAGAGATGAAAGTTGATAATCTCAGTATTAATGTGGAAAATTGA